A single Streptomyces mirabilis DNA region contains:
- a CDS encoding maleylpyruvate isomerase family mycothiol-dependent enzyme, with protein sequence MMDHARDLASVRDATERLLNAAAELDNASMAESSRLPGWSRGHVLAHLARNADALVNVLDGRPMYVSGEARDADIERDAPRPLDVQLADLRESAARFQDVGAVPADWSRTVELRGGVTDSAARVPFRRWGEVELHHVDLGIGYELEDLPEEFVEREIEFLADRFTGHPEVPSTRITDGARVWSTGRDAEGGPEVKVTGPAPALLGWLCGRRDGSGLSADGGPLPALPPL encoded by the coding sequence ATGATGGATCATGCGCGCGACCTGGCGTCTGTACGCGACGCGACCGAACGACTGCTCAACGCAGCCGCCGAACTGGACAACGCTTCCATGGCCGAGTCGTCACGGCTGCCCGGCTGGAGCCGCGGCCATGTGCTCGCCCACCTCGCCCGTAACGCGGACGCACTCGTGAACGTCCTCGACGGGCGCCCCATGTACGTCTCCGGGGAGGCCCGGGACGCCGACATCGAGCGGGACGCGCCGCGCCCCCTGGACGTACAGCTCGCGGACCTGCGGGAGAGCGCGGCCCGGTTCCAGGACGTGGGGGCCGTGCCCGCGGACTGGTCGCGCACGGTGGAGCTGCGGGGCGGGGTCACGGACTCCGCGGCCCGGGTGCCGTTCCGGCGCTGGGGCGAGGTCGAGCTGCATCACGTGGATCTGGGGATCGGGTACGAGCTCGAAGATCTCCCGGAGGAGTTCGTGGAACGGGAGATCGAGTTCCTCGCCGATCGCTTCACGGGGCACCCCGAGGTGCCGTCCACACGGATCACCGACGGCGCGCGCGTGTGGAGCACGGGACGCGACGCCGAGGGCGGACCCGAGGTTAAGGTGACCGGTCCCGCTCCGGCGCTGCTCGGCTGGCTCTGCGGACGGCGTGACGGTTCGGGGCTGAGCGCCGATGGCGGGCCCCTCCCCGCGCTCCCCCCGCTATAG
- a CDS encoding MBL fold metallo-hydrolase, protein MTYSGAVKVGGPADVHELQNLMISKVAVGPMDNNAYLLRCRATDEQLLIDAANDAGTLLTLIGDDGIASVVTTHQHGDHWQALAEVVVATGARTYAGRDDAEGIPVPTDVLVGDGDTIRVGRVELTARHLVGHTPGSIALVYDDPHGHPHVFTGDCLFPGGVGNTRKDPKAFASLIRDVETKIFDALPDETWVYPGHGNDTTLGAERPHLPEWHARGW, encoded by the coding sequence ATGACGTACAGCGGAGCGGTGAAGGTCGGCGGACCAGCCGATGTGCACGAGCTGCAGAACCTGATGATCTCCAAGGTCGCGGTCGGCCCGATGGACAACAACGCCTATCTGCTGCGCTGCCGGGCCACCGACGAGCAGCTGCTGATCGACGCGGCCAACGATGCCGGCACCCTGCTCACGCTGATCGGTGACGACGGCATCGCGTCCGTCGTCACCACACATCAGCACGGCGACCACTGGCAGGCGCTCGCGGAGGTCGTGGTGGCCACCGGCGCCCGCACCTATGCGGGCCGGGACGACGCCGAGGGCATCCCCGTGCCGACCGACGTCCTCGTGGGCGACGGCGACACGATCCGGGTGGGGCGCGTGGAACTCACCGCGCGCCACCTCGTGGGGCACACGCCGGGCTCGATCGCCCTCGTCTACGACGACCCGCACGGGCATCCGCACGTGTTCACCGGGGACTGTCTCTTCCCCGGCGGTGTGGGCAACACCCGCAAGGACCCGAAGGCGTTCGCCAGCCTCATCCGCGACGTCGAGACGAAGATCTTCGACGCACTGCCGGACGAGACCTGGGTCTACCCGGGGCACGGCAACGACACGACGCTGGGCGCCGAACGGCCGCACCTTCCGGAGTGGCACGCGCGCGGCTGGTGA
- a CDS encoding ABC transporter substrate-binding protein, whose amino-acid sequence MHLAQRTLRRVASAATVALLAVAVGCAPQPEDKASANASGTTGEACAKGALGTRTSGKLTIATDEPAYEPWFKDDKPANGKGFESAIAYAVAKQLGYDKSAVVWQTVPFNKAFAPGVKTFDFDINQVSISAERKKAVDFSSGYYDVRQAVIALKGSKAAKAKSIADLKGVKLGAQVGTTSLNYIDDVVKPTQQPAAYAKNDQAKSALKNGQVDAIVVDLPTAFYITAAEVTDAKIVGQFENTGGTPEQFGLVLDKGSALTSCVTKAVDALRQDGTLASIEKQWLSEAVDAPVLK is encoded by the coding sequence ATGCATCTCGCCCAACGCACCCTGCGCCGCGTCGCGTCCGCCGCCACCGTCGCCCTGCTCGCCGTCGCCGTGGGCTGTGCCCCGCAGCCGGAGGACAAAGCCTCCGCCAACGCCTCCGGGACAACCGGGGAAGCCTGCGCGAAGGGCGCGTTGGGCACCCGGACGTCCGGCAAGCTGACCATCGCGACCGACGAGCCCGCGTACGAGCCGTGGTTCAAGGACGACAAGCCCGCGAACGGCAAGGGCTTCGAGTCCGCGATCGCGTACGCCGTGGCCAAGCAGCTCGGCTACGACAAGAGCGCCGTCGTCTGGCAGACCGTCCCCTTCAACAAGGCCTTCGCGCCCGGCGTGAAGACCTTCGACTTCGACATCAACCAGGTGTCGATCAGCGCCGAGCGCAAGAAGGCGGTGGACTTCTCGTCCGGCTACTACGACGTCCGCCAGGCCGTCATCGCGCTCAAGGGCTCCAAGGCCGCGAAGGCGAAGAGCATCGCGGACCTCAAGGGCGTCAAGCTGGGCGCCCAGGTCGGCACCACCAGCCTGAACTACATCGACGACGTGGTGAAGCCGACCCAGCAGCCGGCCGCGTACGCGAAGAACGATCAGGCCAAGTCCGCGCTGAAGAACGGCCAGGTCGACGCCATCGTGGTCGACCTGCCGACCGCCTTCTACATCACGGCGGCCGAGGTGACCGACGCCAAGATCGTCGGGCAGTTCGAGAACACCGGCGGCACGCCCGAACAGTTCGGACTCGTCCTCGACAAGGGCAGCGCCCTGACCTCGTGCGTGACGAAGGCCGTGGACGCCCTGCGTCAGGACGGCACGCTCGCCTCGATCGAGAAGCAGTGGCTGTCCGAGGCCGTCGACGCTCCGGTGCTCAAGTGA